Part of the Ctenopharyngodon idella isolate HZGC_01 chromosome 8, HZGC01, whole genome shotgun sequence genome, CAAATGAAGAATATGTTTTCTATTATCAAGCATTTACATCAATATGAATCTCCTTCCTAGGTCAACCCAAGAGAAGATGAAGATACTTCAGATAAGCCATCTAGTATACCAGTGATCTGCACTAACAGGAGCTCTTTACCCCCTCCGATTCCTCAAATACCCCCACCTCCAATCCTTATTCCACCATCTGCTCACTACCCCTCCCTTCCGCCTCCTAATATGCCAACAAAACTGGGTCCTCCTCCTCCTAGGACTCCATTGTTACCTGGATACACTCTACCTACTTCTTGTTCATTGTACCCTCCTCCAAAGAACAAGCAAGTCTGTAGATCACCCAACTGGCAGAGTAGCGCAATACCTCTTCCCATTCCTACTAGAATAACACAAGGGCAAACCTCATTCTCACCCCCCTTCCTCCCTCCACCTTTCAATTTCATGACTCATCGCCCACCTTACCCTTCCGCTGGGTGTTCATCTACCATGTTGAGGTTCAGACCACCTTGGCCTCCTCCCCCTATGCCCAGGTTTGACCCTTCAGTGCCTCCACCAGGCTACGTCCCTATGAAAGAATCACCCCATAAGGCCACAGCGGATGAAGTTCTAGCTGTTGTTGCGGCAGAGCTGCGGGCTATCGTAAAGAAAGACATACATCGCAGGATGATAGAGATTGTGGCCTTCAAAGCGTTTGATCAGTGGTGGGATGACAAAGAACAGGCAGCTAaggtgggttttgtttcttatttCAGCTGCAGTGATGAATTGTGTTGTGCCGATCTATATTTCCATTACCatttcaacattattttcaaatatatcatGTTGTGCACCTCCAGGTATCCGCCCCATCTGTTAAATCAGGAGGAAATAAAGACATCAAGCTCAAAGCGATTGAGCAATGCCTGAGAATGACTGCTGGGGGAGAAGGCTCTGTATTGGGCACAGGAAAAATAATGAGTCTCCATGGTGCCATTAAACTACCATCTTTTAAGGTACAAATATGGTACTTCAAATACATAGAAAATACAGAAGAATGGGTTTTCTGTAGAGCAGTGCATGCTATACACTTTAGTATTGCCTGCACTATGATGTTTTGAAATGGTTTATAAGTTTATAAAAGGTTTATAACTGTAATGAATAATGAAGAGGTGGTTCTCAACATTTTTCACACCATTAATTTTACAGTGATTTATggaatttgtaaaaaaaaagtccactgtatgaagaatttttgggtataatatgtcagtttactttattttgctatcctcacttacataaatgaactacagtgtcctgcacccactagtaaaaatatatcaaaaatatcaaaatgtctgaataatttttggtttgactgtagtatgtagaaatacaaaaatgaatatacattgtaaaaattacCATGGACTTATACAATTTTATTAATGTACCTAACTGttccaggtctagaaatcatatgtttaaaaataaggCTACCTTGTGTATCCAGGTCTTTCAAGATTGTGGGAACCCTGGTTcttgaaacaacaacaaaaaaaaaggctttttggGGTTGTTGGAGGgatgaattaaaataagaaatatttaaaatatgattttcaattGTCTTTAGGGCTTGCTTTGtcttatttcatatatttttaagtcATCTTAAGGTCCCCTAGAAAGTTTTCTGAGGCTGCCTGGTTGAGAACCGCTGGGTTTATACTAAATGTCACATCAAtatgaattatgttttttttccccccttttcaTTATGCTCAGTTAAAAAGGAAGGATCCATTAGGTCAGGACTCCAGTGATGTTAAAAGGATCTGTCCTTCTCCTGGTCTTGAACAATCTGAGGATGAAGGTCAGTTTGGCATTGGCTTTTTTATATGGAGTTAGAAAAACCCTTGATTGTTAAGTGTGGAAAAAGGATCTATTTTCTGTGGAAATTAATTCACTGATTTTGAATTTCAGTGTGACATATCtttcaattgtgagtttatatctcacaatataaATTTTAAGTAGATCTTGTACACTGAAAATATGgtcaacatttatttcataaagagCCAGAGCAGCAAACAGCCCCAGATAATGTCGGAGTGGACATGACCAAAAATCCCAGTGAAGACACCATGGTGAAACGCAGGCATTCCAGGCCACTGGTGTTAGAAAGTGAGGAGGAAGAAGATGAAGAGAATTCTGAGAAGGTGAAGGATCCAAAATCTGAGGAAGTTGATGTGTCTGCTCAGGTATTGTTTCGCTTATTTGAAATACGcttgtataaaaaataaaataaaaataatgctgaGCTGAAATTATGAACTTTGCTTGGGAGATAATGCTGTATTCAGTAGAGTATCAATTCCCTGTCATGAATGGACACAGGTTTGATGGTTTCTATTGTGTTTTTCAGGAGGGCGATGAGATGAAAGTTGATGAAGTACATAAAGATAAGAAGAGTGATGCCTGTGTTATAGAGGATGAAGATTACTCAGATTCAGGTTTTCATTGATATCTGttaattgttatataaaataattattttaattatatataatatattatttataaaacaatatttaagttACATACAAATATAAACACTGCCGCTctaaagtttggagtcagtcatttttttgtttttgtttttttgtttttttagaaatcaATGCTTTTTATTAAGCAAGAATGCTAAAATTATCAAAATTGACACTAAAGacctttataatgttacaaaagatttatatttcaaacaaatgctgatcttttgaactttctattcatcaaagaattaaaaaaacaacttaccacagtttccacaaaaatattaagcagcacaactgttttcaacattgataataataataaatgttttttcagtggcaaatcaacatattagaatgatttctgaaggatcatgtgactgaaaactggagtaatgatgctgaaaattcagctttgccatcacaggaataaattaaatattaaaatatattaaagtaaaaaacatttagtttaaattgtaatagtatttaaaaatattaatgtttttactgtatttttcatcaaataaatgcggccttggtaagcataagatacttctttcaaaattatttacataacattttactgactccaaactttcgTATGGagatgtatatataatttaaacatttttaaataattatattttctatatcttgtatgacatttttttttttatatttctctttttatccTCCAGATACTATTAGCCACACAAGTTCAAACTCGTCTGCTTCTAAAAGCCAAGGATACGACTCCTTAGTCTCTCCCAGAACTGTCTCTGACTCCTCAGCTTTTTCTCCATCTGACTCCTCGGCTTCCTCTAGATCTGTCTTTGACTCCTCAGACGACAGAAGCGACGACTCCTCAGACTGTCTATCTTCTGGCGAGGACAATCAGTTGGCTGGTGAAAGTTCTTTTCCTGAAACTCCACATGAGGACAGAAGAATAGAAGAAATATGGATTTCTTCAGATGAGGATGATAAGGAAAACCAAGAGATGATTCACACTCCATTCACTCGTCTTTCACACACTTGGAAGAAGATCTCGGCCCTCCTGTGACCCCATCTGCTCCAGATTCAGTTGAAAGTGATGTGGACCATGAATTGTTTGGTTAGTTcattgattttctgtttttacataaAGCACAAATCAACCTCCATGtttccaaaatgaaaataaaaaccatCATGTATATTCACTAGAGGTCACTGTATAGAAAAGACATACTTTTTTATctgtatattgttatttttagagATTATAGATCATAACTTAGAGCTTGAACTgaacatattatttttttaatttacatttacattacattacaagaAGGATGTATGTGTTTCAGTGTTCTACAAATAAGATGTTTTTGAGAATTCTGAATAATATCTTGTAGGTCTGTCAGAGCTAGTTTTGTGACCTCAGCTGGTCTAGCAGAACATTAAGAAATGTCTATATCATCTGTGTTGATGCAATTTGTTATTCATgtaatttgaaatgtaatttttagttGAAGATTTGAGTCCAAGGAGAGCAGAAGATCCAGAGGAGGAACTGAGTGTAAGAGTGTACATGCAAGGTCTGAAACTATCTGAGCCTCTCAGATACACCTTACAGGACCCAGTTAAACACTGtttaacaaacaaatataaGCTCCCAGACCCAGTGATATTCTTCTCAGAACAGGAGTCAGAGCTGCCCAGCCCACCGTCTCCTACATACAGAGGATTGTCAGGTAAGGGTTTACCTTTCACTGATCTATCATACATTTccaacattttacagtaaaaagcAGCTTTTCAGAAAATATCTAAACACAAATGTATACAAACAAACACTCACATATGTACTGTACACACTCATGTACTGTATACATGTActtgtaattgtaattttaaaattttttctTCAAAGCGAATACATCAGTTTGCCAGcaacctgtcaaaataaaagcttggtggttttacatttgaaaatgacattaagactttttttttttttttttttctccaattttacagtatatatattttaaatctcaatttcttattttattgtataacagttccaatattacaatatttttcttattttatttaatctattatttaataataatcacaataaaaatctattattattattattttatactgaattttatacaaaaacagGGTGTGCCCTATACAAACTCAAGTAGaggaatttttaaaaatatctttatggtTATTGAAAAAGATATGTTAGTTCTTGTAAACTCCCAATGTGTGTGGACAtcccaattaaaaaaaaaaaactaaaagtgtggttcacatttaaaaaaaaaaaaaaaaaaaagttttcaggagtataaatttatttatttttttattttattttttttagctttttaaaggattactaaactttaaaatgaaaattaccccaagctttactcaccctcaaggcatcctaggtgaatatgactttcttttttctgatgaacacagtcggagttatattaaaaaatatcctgacgcgtgcaagctttataatggctgtGAACGGggccaacgagtatgaagctcaagaaagtgcatccatccattataaacgtactccacgcggctccggggggtaaataaaggccttctaatgcgaagcgatgcatttgtgtaagaaaaatatccatatttaacaagttctaaagtaaaataacaagcttccACCAGATCGCCtttcgtattcaacttatgaagaaagtgtaacgcctctcacagttcaaaacgcttacgctacgtactacgccttctgtattcaacttacaaaaaaagcataatCGACGCGCCGTGGTTTGCATATTTGGAATATGAgactaatcaaataaataatcacCAGATTATCAAGTAGTTGTCAGTTGCAGAATTCATGGATCTTTCTGCTTTCAGATGATTTGGAGACACAATATACTACAGATTCAGAGGACCAGAGAGTTATTACAGAAACACTGGAGGATTCTGAGAACCTCAGGCCCATCACTCCTACTGGATCCTTGTCCGGCAGTGACCCTGAAATGGAGCTGGGGCGTAGATTTTCACCTCCTGCAGTTGAGGAGGTGGAGCTGCCGCACACGCCTGGTGGATGTCTGGAAATGGAGGAGGATGAGGATCATATTCTACCTCCAGGACCACCTACACCACTACCACCACCTCCTTCTCCCACAGGCATCGAGGAACTTTCCTTCTCACCCCTTTACCACTGTCCTCCTCTCACTTTCTTATACCCCGCATATGAGGAAACACCAAAAACACCAGGCTGCTTCAATGGTCCCAGCCACGTTTATCACTCTGAGGGAATAACACCAACGGGATTACTGCAAGAGACCTTACAAAGAATGGGAAGCCCCTCTAACTCCATTCTGTCTCCATGTGCTGACAGCATGATTCCGAGGACTCCAGGGAGAGACATGTCTCCATCTCCACCTGTCCTAAACCATGGAGAGAGAAACGTTCAGCATAGAGAGCTGTGGACTAGTGGACTCAATCATCGCAGCTCCAGTTTTGCACAGTCAGATGCACAAACTAACAATTTTAGTATAGATAATAGTCATGCACCTCATAACCGCCATATACCCTCAAATCAAACAGCGTGTTTGGACTTGGCACGTTTGAAAAGGCGACGAGAGCGGCTTAAAATGAGGAAACGAATGATTGAATTACAAAGGAGAAGACAATACCCAAATATGGACACTCATTCGTCCTTACAAGTGAACAATGTGACAACTAAATCTTCTTCAAATCAGGTTTTGGGGCATTTGGATCGTGTCTCAGATATCAGGACAGAACAAACACTACCAGAAGCTCAAAGACAGAAGCGTTTGCTAGAAGACAAACATCAAATGAATGAGAATCAAAGGCTTCAGGAGTCGTCATGTGAATGGAGAAAATGGAGAGAATCATCATCCACACGTCACCTCATCTTCTCTCCACGCTCTGAGAGAAGAGAGAAGTTGGTCATCCATGCTGTGTGGACTAAAGGGGTGAATGAGGAGGAGATCAGGCACCTGAAGGCCACCTATGAAAGGCTTGTGGTGCAGGATAAagactgtgattggttgagcagAACACGCTGGATCCCACATCCTCATATCCTTAAACACATATAAACAAGTCAAAGTCAAAATACTTGATAATGtaacccagacagcaacatagtgtggcccagatccggcccgcgtgtaatccacatgtgggccggatctgggccgacactatgttgctgtcagggaaTTTTCATCCACTGGATTGTGTCATGCAACATTGTGTCAAATCTAGTTTCCAAATGCGCATTGCTCTGTTGTTTGTTCCTTGACTCTGCTGCACCAACCAGCACTTCTGATGATAGGCCAAGAAGATGGCTGGATGGGATCAGGAATCACATGACAGGTTGTGCACGTAGTGAGGGTTATTACTTCATCAGCAAGAGGGAAAAGCTGCGATATCTCTGTGAGGAACTTTCTGCTTCAGAAGAGTTTATTGTAGATACTCAGGTGAGAAAGAAAtggtgttgttattgttaactaaaactaaaaccattaaaacttGTGTTAgtattgaaataaaatagggGTTTGAATAAAGACTCAACATTATCAGTGACCTAGAAAAAGCTGTTTTACTCTACTTTGGCCACCATGTAGAGACATAACCAGATGTGTTGTTCAATTTGACAAAGTTACTTCATGCATCCACACCAGTAGGTGTCAGTATAAAAACCAAGACCATGTTTTAAagtaattgcaagtttaaaaaTGATTGACAGTAATTTGAGATTTATGTTCTGGTCTTTGCAGGGAAAGAGCGTGCCAGCTCAGATTCCACCTTCATCCAGATCAGGTTCAGAACTTAGAGCGGAACAGCGTCGTCTGTTGTCCTCATTCAGCTGTGACAGTGACCTCCTCAAATTCAACCAGCTCAAGGTGAGACCAGCTGTCCCAACAACAGCATATGAAATGCTAGAGCCACCAGAAACACCAAAagctctttttatttaaaacattaaaggattagttcacttcagaatgaaaatttctgataatttactcacccccatgtcatccaagatgtttatgtctttctttcttcactcgaaaagaaattaaggtttttgaggaaaacattccaggatttttctccatatagtggacttcaacagctaccaacaggttgaaggtccaaattgcagtttaaatgcagcttcaaagggctctacacgatcctagctgaggaataagggtcttatctagcaaagcGATCAGccatttcctaaaaaaaaaaaaaaaatgtatacactttttaactacaaatgttcatcttgcactgctctgcaatgcgcTACGAATTCCATAaccatgttggaaaggtcacacatgaCATAGGCAgaagtagggcgaaaaactccaacttcaaaatcgtccgacatcattgttttaccttttttttttttttgtaaaggctgtttgacttagtctttgcacgttcgctttgtaaacacatGCTCGGTACTTGCGCCTACGTCATGTGTGACCTTCCCAACATGATGATcgcatcacagagctagtgcaagacgagcatttgtggttaaaaagtatatacatttttattttttttagaaaatgatcaatcgttttgctagataagacccttattcctcggttGAGATCGTGttgagccctttgaagctgcattgaaactgcaatttggaccttcaagcCGTTGAtagctgttgaagtccactatatggagagaAGTCCTGGAAGGTTTTccacaaaaaccttaatttcttttcgactgaagaagaAAGAGataacatcttggatgacatggagtgagtgagtaaattatcagaattttaattctgaagtgaactactcctttaaaggtctgttcacaccaagggcgataactataaagttttaataatcattctaattctatgagaatatggtagttcacaccacaactataacaaaaATGACACAGGAACTTTACTTTCATGTAATTTTGCTTTTCATGTagatgtatcttgatttaagaatgtttagatatttgaactggaaattaagacaaaaatacagaggaagaaagtcattttttgcagtgcagagCGGACACTAATATGGTTATCATTATTGTTCTTCGTGTGAATGGTCCTTAAGAGTCCACAACAGAAcagtttagcattttttttaatatggtcCACATATTTCCCTCTTTACAGTTTCGTAAGAAGAAGCTGCGTTTTGGCAAGAGTCGTATTCATGACTGGGGGCTGTTTGCAGAGGAACCTATTGCTGCAGATGAAATGATAATTGAATATGTAGGCCAGAGCATTCGGCAGGTGAGATACACAATACACAAAAGCATACACAAAAGAcatattttgaaatttcagcGGCCATTTCTGAGTTAAAACATCAGTGATGGCATTTTCAAACTGCAAATTGATGCTCTCATACAAATTCacaagtgtgaacacaaatgtaatttattgaatatatattattatcataTCCCAAATATTGCCTGTAGGTGATAGCGGACATGCGTGAAAGGCGTTATGAAAATGAGGGCATTGGAAGCAGCTATCTGTTCCGGGTCGACCAGGACACTATCATTGATGCAACCAAGTGCGGTAACCTGGCAAGATTCATCAATCACAGTTGCAATGTACGACCAGAAACATTTTTAAGTCATTAAGTCATATACATTGTCAATATGCCAAATAATTGTTTCCTTTTGTTGTTTAGTGTTTGCTATGAATTTAATTCATTTCcgtttttaacattttgtgaTTAATggttttatttgtgtgtttttccttCCACAGCCAAACTGCTATGCCAAAGTTATCACTGTAGAAGCtcaaaagaagatagtcatcTACTCTCGGCAACCTATTGGTGTAAATGAAGAGATCACTTATGATTACAAATTCCCTATTGAGGATGAGAAGATCCCCTGCCTGTGTGCTGCGGAGAACTGTAGAGGAACCCTCAACTAGACAAGGACTATTCTCACAATTTCAAAGTATTAGCAGTAAACAAGTTTCAAACATGAACCTGTTTTTTAAGAACAAACTCCTGTTCAGTCTTTTAGGAATAaggatttttaaatattcacaaGGACATAACATATTCCTGACTGTCACAGACATTTTTTGCAGGAGCAAATGACAGTTTAACATGAAGATGTCAACTCCAGAAACTCAGATTTTATATTCTTGCATGTGTAGATTTGGAAAATGTCCAGAGCAAAAATTTCAGGCCATCACTGGTTAAATCTTGTTTTCATCATATTTATTGTTGGAAGGTTTGAATTGGATTCAAGTTAAATATGCTTTCATGAGTTTTATTgtgaagtataaatgaaaataaaaatgtgtatttttccaaataaatgtttttattttctgccTACTATTAAAATTGACTCTAAATACATTTAGTTATAACCCTTGGCAGTGTATGGTTAaaaaatgtagcctacattCATTGCAATAATGCAAAAAGGATTTGGTTAATTTTACTTACCTTCATAGACTAGGGTAAAGACAAAAATATGATGTTCAGTTTCACCACTTTTagttactttttgttttgtgcttcaAAATAAGGGTGCCTCAGTCAGctaattctgttttgtttttgtttgttttttttcttgaacgCTGCTTAGCTTTGTAAAGCCTTTacgttgtatttttttattctttgacAATTTCGAcgcaaggaaaaaaaaaaaggtctttgGAGAATGCGGGCATCGATCCCGCTACCTCTCGCATGCTAAGCGAGCGCTCTACCATTTGAGCTAATTCCCCGTTGAAGCTGCTAGCGTCTGAATACGCCTATTTAACCCCTATTAAAGCGTGTCGCGTAATCAAAATGGAAAGGAAACCTAGGCattattatcaaaaaaagtaTATGTTTGGTcatataatgactttatttatatGGTATGCTTCTTTTACACAAATTACGACAGTAACGTTAATTTGCAGCGGCGTTAtttcaaacacaataaacatttttggcCATAAGGTTTATTGTAAAAGTAGTGTGCTTATTTACCAAGGAGGCAGTCTCAGTTAAGAATTTGAGATGAAAAATAAGAcgtgaaacaaagaaaaatcacGATTATTGTAATGaaaagaatatttgtttttttttattgcgcTTCATTTCCAATCAAGctgtaattttgtcaaattatgcATAAGTGAAGTGATACATAAACAATGAAATTAGCTTTAAGATGAAGgacattttattccaaaaatgtattttccacTACAGttatttccaccacagaatgctgttaaacataaaacatatgtTGAGATGTGGTGGATAAGACACTGTGGTGGAAATGTTCATGATACAGTTTCTTTTCTATAAGTCCACAGGGTCAAAAGCGTCTGTTGGTAAAGAAACATGTGGATACAAAATATAATGGCACATGCTTGAAAGCCAAACAAAAATATGCCAAATATACCAAACAAAGTAAATTATTAGCCATATTTTAACATGTACCATGCATTTACTATGAATAGCCTGTTCAGAGTTTCTCCGATATGCCATTGGGTGTAAGGATGGTGAGGTTTCCTCTGGCGTTCTGGTCAGCTTCAATAGCCTCAAACAGAGATTTGAAATTTCCAGCACCAAAACCCTGAAACAGTAGAGCAATGCACTGTTATGTATGCTCTACCATATATCTACACATTTGGGTGATATTTCTGAAGGATAGTCTTTGATCAATTCATTGCAAATTTAAATATGATGGATGTATGTTCTGAAACAATATTTGCTACATTCTGAGATTTATAATAGCAGTCTTACTTGATGGTTGTGTCTCTGGATGACCTCTAGAAACACGGTGGGCCTGTCCTGTACTGGTTTGGTAAAGATCTGAAGCAAGTAGCCATTGTCATCATAATCCACCAAGATTTTAAGTTCCTGTATAAAACAATGCcacattattttcacattctgCTTCAGACCTGCAACAgaaattgtaatttaaaagaaattgcCAATAACTCTTTAACTCTTTCCTTCaactaaaaaaacaatttagacTCTGCATTGATTCACCTTCTGATAGTAAGctgttttataattgtattgTACCTCCAGTATGCTGATGTCCTCAACAATTTTGACTTTGGAAAGCTTCAGCTTCTCCTTGAGCTGCTGGTAATAAGTGTCAGGCACTGACATGAACTCCATACCACGTTCCTTTAGGTTACGGATCTGAAAACATATCCTTGTCAATGCAATATACCTAAAGTAAACTTTTTCAGTTTTCACAAAGAACAATTCTAACCCCTTTGCACACTACAAATTTAATTTATCCCTGTATCAATGTTGTTTTACTCACTGCTGTAATGATGTCAGAGGTGTTCATGGCGATGTGTTGAACCCCTGGGCCACCATAGTACTCCACATACTCCTAAAAGGAGAAAAGATAGTTAGATGAATGGATCGATGCATGCATAGATAGATGAAAGTAAGTAGATGTCATGTCTGTAATACGTGCCTGGATCTGGGACTTGCGCTTCCCCATTGCTGGTTCATTGATTGGCATTTTCACACTTTCTTCATAGTTGGCCACCACTATGGAGCGCAGCGCACTGTATTCAGTCTGTAACTGCTTGTCGTCTACAGACCAGAATCGGTGGAACAGCAGGTTCCTCTGATACCTTCATACAAATACATACAGGTCAGTTTAATATAGTGATCCTGATGTGAAAAGCACTGGCATAAATACTTTTGGAGAAGTGGTTAAACCttaagaaatttcatttttgggtgaactaaccctttaacaaaagcTGGACATGATGGGATGGGGTCTGGTTTAGATAATTCTGCTACTCCCACCCCTCACCACCCTCTTTTCCTCCCTCTCCCCCTCCCCACTGTGTCTAACTGTCTCCAGATGGTGTCTCAGAtcctttgaaaagtaattttGCTGAGTCATAATTACCAAGGAGTTTTCTTGCATAATATTCAGTTGGCCACTACCACAGACCGAAATGCAACCATCTGCTGTCTCTGTCTATTCTCTCTGAGTCTCTTCTGATCTTTCCTCGCAAGTCTTTACTCTATCCTCACCATGGAGACACACTGCTGACTGATCACTGGGGAGGGGCTCTTGGTGTATTCTGACT contains:
- the LOC127517254 gene encoding histone-lysine N-methyltransferase SETD1B-A-like, with the protein product MWAGSGPTLCCCQGIFIHWIVSCNIVSNLVSKCALLCCLFLDSAAPTSTSDDRPRRWLDGIRNHMTGCARSEGYYFISKREKLRYLCEELSASEEFIVDTQGKSVPAQIPPSSRSGSELRAEQRRLLSSFSCDSDLLKFNQLKFRKKKLRFGKSRIHDWGLFAEEPIAADEMIIEYVGQSIRQVIADMRERRYENEGIGSSYLFRVDQDTIIDATKCGNLARFINHSCNPNCYAKVITVEAQKKIVIYSRQPIGVNEEITYDYKFPIEDEKIPCLCAAENCRGTLN
- the LOC127517242 gene encoding histone-lysine N-methyltransferase SETD1B-A-like encodes the protein MQGLKLSEPLRYTLQDPVKHCLTNKYKLPDPVIFFSEQESELPSPPSPTYRGLSDDLETQYTTDSEDQRVITETLEDSENLRPITPTGSLSGSDPEMELGRRFSPPAVEEVELPHTPGGCLEMEEDEDHILPPGPPTPLPPPPSPTGIEELSFSPLYHCPPLTFLYPAYEETPKTPGCFNGPSHVYHSEGITPTGLLQETLQRMGSPSNSILSPCADSMIPRTPGRDMSPSPPVLNHGERNVQHRELWTSGLNHRSSSFAQSDAQTNNFSIDNSHAPHNRHIPSNQTACLDLARLKRRRERLKMRKRMIELQRRRQYPNMDTHSSLQVNNVTTKSSSNQVLGHLDRVSDIRTEQTLPEAQRQKRLLEDKHQMNENQRLQESSCEWRKWRESSSTRHLIFSPRSERREKLVIHAVWTKGVNEEEIRHLKATYERLVVQDKDCDWLSRTRWIPHPHILKHI